Genomic segment of Eleutherodactylus coqui strain aEleCoq1 chromosome 1, aEleCoq1.hap1, whole genome shotgun sequence:
tagtatgtatgtacagagtttggttctggtatagtatcTATATACAgaagttggttctggtattgtatctatgtacagaggttggttctggtattgtatctatgtacagaggttggttctggtatagtatgtatgtacagagtttggttctggtattgtatgtagagagtttggttctggtattgtatctatgtagagaggttggttctggtatagtatgtatgtacagagtttggtcctggtattgtatctatgtagagaggttggttttggtattgtatctatgtagagaggttggttttggtattgtatctatgtagagaggttggttttggtattgtatctatgtacagaggttggttctggtattgtatctatgtacagaggtTGATTCAGGTGCTATAGTATTGttgtgagcttgtttctggtattaCATCTATTTGCTGAGTTTGGTTCAGTTGCTATATTTATGTCCTGAGTTTGGTTCTTGGGttttatttatgctatgagcttgttgTTACTATTGTATCTGTGAactaaggttggttctggtgctatatttatgttagaagctcaattttgatgctgtatttatgttatgcgcttggctgtggtgctgtatttatgtattgagcttagtTCCGGGGTAATATTTATGTTACGatattggttctggtattgtatgaaTGAACTGAGATTGGTTTGATGCTGTATCtgttgttatgaacttggttctagtgctgtatctgaggttggttctgatgctgtattcattatgagcttggttctggtacagcatGACTGTCTATCaatgcaatatatatttttttattcttatgAGGATGGGGCGGGGACCAAAAAATTTGCATGCAGGATGCCATCTAAACTAAGGCTGGCACAATTCACAGGCAGTCATTGCACCTAAGACATAACACCGGCATTACATTCCTCCACTCCCCTGCTCTGCCAGGGATATAGCCGGGGGAAGGGGGTCGGTGGGGTCGTTTGAGTACAAGAATCTGGTGCCTGAAGTGGACCAAAGATACTTGTGCCACAGTTTAAGACACCGTATCATACGTAAGCGCCCCGTTACCGATTTTGCATTATGTCCCATGTGCTCATGTCACTGTGCttatgtgtcagtcttcactgcattcTGATATTCTATTTATTCAATAGTACTTAATAGTTACATAGAACGGTGGGAGGGGGATACATAAAAGCTGGTCAAAGATAATGACTGGCATCAGGAAGCtgctggaatggccctttaacagCAAGCTTATAATAAAACAAGTATTAGCAGACAGTAGACAAGCCCGTGGAGTTGGCCCGACCCCTGATGAACCGCCGGCCATCACACAAGATGCATTGGGGAGATTATTCCACTTGCTGACTGTGACTCGCAGACGTGGGTAGCTCCCGCTCCTAGCCTTCTCTATATAATAGGGCAGTGGAAGCTGGGTAGATTTCTGGCGCGGCGGCCTGGCACGATACCCATCCAGCATGTTTCTGCTCACACGAGGGACCTCCTTGGATTCCTCAATGCTCCGGCCTCATTTGGGGAGATGCCAGCCGCTTTGTTTTACTCACAGAAACCAAGAATTTGGCGGAGGATAATATGGAAGACTGACGTACGATCCGCCCGTCCAAAGCCGCAGCTCCAGCAATATCAACGATTTATAGATCTCACCCAGCGGATTCATTCTTAGCGGCTGCGATGGCGGCACGGACTATAAACACGCAATAAAACCTTTAGGTTGTGACCGCTGATAATGCTTATAACATAGAAGGGTCGGAGCTGCaagtatagcggtgtattataGGAATGTTCAAGCCTGGGGGGTATGGCGAAGAGGGCAgcagtttcagcttcctagctTAATTTTTTCTGGATAAGGCTAAAAACTTATCAGCGCCCCCTCGTATGTGGGACAGATACGCCCGCGTGAGCCAGCCCGAACCGGGTACAAACTACGAGCATCATATAAGACTGTAGGTTATGGCGCTCACAGGGTCggaggagtccagggatgtattTTATACTCACCCGGCTGTCTGTTCCTGCGCCGTCACCCATGGAAGTCGACTACTGCGGATGcatctctgcaggctgtgcaTGCGCGCTCCAATAGAGAACACTGTATGCGCATGCACAGCGGACTCAACTGTACGCATGCGCATAACCTGCAGAGGTGAGTCTCTGTGCACAGACTGCCACGGGTGATAGCGTGGGAACGGGAGCCCATTCTGCATAAAAACTACCTCCCTGGACTGCTTGAAACCCGCCTATCACTTCGTTTACGGGGCTCGTAGGGGGCGATGGGTTTTCTTTCATTCATGAATCTTTGCTATGTATTTAGTGAAAACCTGACTCTTTTCTTTAAGGGGATCAGTCACGAGGCAGTTGGGGCGTAAATAGTTTATTATTGCTCTTTCCCCCTTGTAATATTTATATGCCGTTACCTTGCCGGTGGCTGCAGCACTACTTTTACATAGGCCGACTGTCAGGCCATAAATTGTTCAAAAAAAGCAATTTTCAGCGCTAGTTTCCTGTGTAATCGCGGGAGCCGCTGGGGTACTGAGCAAGAAAGCACCTTGAATTGTCGCTCCATGGCAAGAGGCATTTGCTCATCTTTGATTGACTGCtggttcacagtgaatggaagcgGGCAGCCAGAAGATTTCTTCGGCACGCCCCGCCCCCATTCACCGAATGACCATCGCTGCGGTGTGTACGCACAGGAGTGCCGAGTCTTGGGTCAACAGGCAGGCAGTTATGCACCTGACAGCCGGCCCATCTAAAACCACCCcaaggctgcggtcacacggggGGGGAATCCCGCGGAATGTTCATGGCGGTACCGCACAAAAATTCTGCGAGTTTTCCGCAGCAGAAGGGCAGCTTAAAAAAacggttttggagcagcttgtcCACTTGTATTCCGCTGTggcaatctctccccatagaaagaaGAGAGCTGCTAGCCAAACCGGCGATATAGTTGACATACAGCCGCCTGTTGACAGTTtccagacttttttttaaaaggtgaaGATCTATTATAAAAaatggcatgttttatttttgctgATTAGCGCCAATATTAATCTCATTGCGATAAATATTATATTATAACACAAACATTCCATTAAAATAAACGCCTCTGAAGACGGTCACTTGGCGGAGAAACATTCAACTTTCCAGAGAACAGTTCCGGGGACCAATCACTTGGGAGAAGCTGTGCAGAACACAGTCCATCTTCACCTTCTTGCACCAAGCGGTCCCCAGGAGACAGAACGTCCGAGGTCTCCAGTGCATCTCTACCGTGTTTCATCAATCCTTCCCTTCCAGTCATCGTATCTTTGTCATCAGATCCTTCATGACAGGTTTGGTTACCATAATTCTCTGTATTTTCCAAAATGGTCCCTCCCTTAGCAGGTTGGCAGGCCGGCAATGTCCTTCTATACTTTGGGGTCAGCGCTGTTGACCCCTCAGGATTTAAAAAAGGGGGCAAAGTTGGAGACCAGAGGGAATAGTTCTCAGGGAGTCCATAAAAGATGGTAGATTTTCGTTGCCTCATGTTCTTGAGGAAGATATATCTAATTGTACTTGTAGACTTAGTCCTTATGGAAACAGTGGAAGACTTGAGATTGGATCCCGTATTAATGCGCCATGTATCAACGGTAAGCCGGTTGGGGTGTGAAAGCCGTCTTAGTATTGGAGTGGACTGCATATTAGGAATAAAGCCTCCTATGGGCAAAATCTTCCACGCCTCCGATGAAGAGCTGACACTTATACGGGAGACTCTGTGGCGATGAGGAAGGACACCTGTACAGGGCGAATCGCTAATGGAGAACAAGAGTCTTCCTTGACCTCTATCAATACATTGTGAATGTGAAGTCCCATCATCTTCTGGATTATTACTAGCCTCGAAAAGGTCAGCAGAAGCATTGTAGATGTCTCCAGTCATGGCGGATTTGACCTCACTGGTTATTTTTGTGTTGTCCTCATCTGAACTCTTTGGTTCATCATCTACATGTCTACAACTGGAAATTAGGTCTCCCAATGACATCGCAGACTTTTCTAGATCGTCTATAAAACTGCACATCTCTAAACCATCACTGATGTACATTCCATTCGAGAGCATCTTTGGACATGGAGGACTTTGCCAATTCTGctccttggctgaagctctcgaaagagcatcaagaaGATTGCTCTTCTCGAAAGACTCTTGGAAAGTACTCAAATCCGCAGAAGGGCAGGTCTTAGCAACTAAACTGGTGCCATCCCTCCTGGTACCTTTAGAGTGATGGTTGAAGACGTGTGTATTGGAGTCCTCGTCAAAGTTGCAGTGTGGCGTTTGTTTCCCGACTGTGTAATTTACGGTTGGTTGTGAATCTGGAAGGTTCATCAAGGAGCACGATGGTCTTCTGTCTTCTTTTCTATCACTTGTACTCGTTGTGCTTTCTTTAGCAGTCAACTGATGCCTTATGTCCTCGTGGTCTTCGATCTTCGCTATAAACTCGCTCAGGCTTTCGGAGAATGGGAAATCTTCCCAAATTTCCTCTTTGGCTTGATGGATTTCAGCTGGCTGAGGAGGGACTTGCATCGAGTGCATTGAACAGCTTTGGCTCCGTTGACTTCCTGACTTACAAATGTTCTGCAAATACGATTCTTGTCCAAAAACCTTTTCTGATTTGGAAGAGAAACTCTGGAAGTGCGAGGAGTTTTGGGGACTGTGGTGGGGGGCGTTCGTGTGTAGATGTTCAGAGGAGGAACATTTAACTCTTGGAGTACTGATGCTCAAGATACTGGAGCAATGGGTGACCGTATCTGTACCCTTCATCTTTTTCTGAGTGGATACTGTAGCGTTGAGGAGCGTTAAAGCTTCCGGATACGgaaccggctctgctctgctacattcacTTGGCTGGAAACTGCAGTGTTGGGATAATGTGTTGCCTAGGGGTGAAGACACCAAGCCAAGGGACTGCTGCCAGTAGTCAGCATAACGACTCCAGCTCTGATGAAGGCTGGAGTCGCCCTCGGAAAACTCCAGATCTTGGTTTGTGGTTTCCGTAGACACATCGGTATTCGTGTTTATGGAATTCTTGCTCCGTACGGGCGTCACCAGCTGATTGAAATAACTCAGGACGGTGCAGCTCGTCGGGTCGTCATTGAGGAGAATAATCTGACAAGCGACAACTTGCAGAGAATCACTTCTGTCGACGTTCTCGGGCATCTGGATAGAAATAAAACCACATTACATCACTGTATAAAGGCCGATTCTACAACTGTGAGAAATGTAGACTTATGGGGTTTCCAGCCATTTATACTCCAGTCATATACAAAGCTACATTAAAAATTCTTCCAGTTGTCCcctgcatgctctgtgacctgtgcaggcagggaaggaggagagctgtgacatcacctattggatCCTgagttatctacatataggtgtaacCTTGCagcgtaatcctgcctgtgatgataatgagatgactgctgaaacgtttgctctacagaacaggaagtgtcagactattattaggcttagtggtcagtgtgcagggagggtaggaggtgagctgtgacatcacctattgtgactggtggatcctgtgttatctatatatttgtcaccttgcagtgtaatcctgcctgtgatgagaaTGAGATGCCTGTTGAGGAGTTTTCTCTACGGAAGTGTCCAACTATTAATAGGctcagggtccttttacatgggacgattgtcgggggctcctgtgctttcacataggagcgatgatcgctcaatgaACGACGGCGGAGTGGGATGGAGTCTGTTCTAGCCGCCCGCCTCaactcacagtaaacaggccgttgttcatagatgaaggacttcctgtttacatgggccgatcattGATTGATTTTTATGCTGGATGAAACTAAATGacaaatgataagcaaacaaattatcattcgttcagttgctggcagcgtttacactgaacaattaccaTTACGCTTCCTGTAAAAGAGCCCCTAGTGGTGAATGTGAAAACTGCTGGACTTTAGAAGTTTTTTCAATATGGACCATGACAATGGAAGTTGGGGAGGGGGGAAAATAAAGGCAGCCCTATCCTCTCCCCCCTTATAAATGACTTCTCACTTGGTGTAAACATGCCGTCGCTTATCATTGAATGACTGCctcttcacagtgaatggaggtgggcggccagaagagatctccggcgcgcTCGGCCTCCACTCACTGAATAACTAtcgctgctgtgtgaaagcataggagaaatagtcatccagtgtaaaagcacccttaggcttcTCACACGGCAGAGCAAATCGTGCGAGAGTGGTGTGTTGCAAGAAtaacaaatcttgcacgaatatgaaccccattcttttcactAGGGGTCATATACATTGCATATACACTGCATCGCATGCCCTTTATTTGGGCCTTCccttggaacgcatcacccattttcttcaatggggctggagaaCACATCACATGGCGTGCCAGgcgcacgcgagtgcgatgcaaggtttcccattgcaaacaatggcaaATATCTGCTGATCCTCAGCCAGGCTGGATGGAAGGCATTTTTGAAGAAAAACTCCTCACATCAGCAAGTAAATAGCTCATTGCCGAGCACATATGGGGCCGAGGgacacagcccaatatcgctctgGCCTGGGTGTAGGAAGCTTCAGATGACGTTTTTTCTTTTATCTCCCttactgcacaacccccaagttAAAGCACTTCTGAGCGTATCAAACCCCCTTGTAGAGTCGGCCCCACATCTCACCCAGCATACCAAACCCCCTTGTAGAGTCGCTCCACATCTCACCCAGCATACCAAACCCCCTTGTAGAGTCGCTCCACATCTCACCCAGCATACCAAACCCCCTTGTAGAGTCGCTCCACATCTCACCCAGCATACCAAACCCCCTTGTAGAGTCGCTCCACATCTCACCCAGCATACCAAACCCCCTTGTAGAGTCGCTCCACATCTCACCCAGCATACCAAACCCCCTTGTAGAGTCGGCCCCACATCTTACCCAGCATACCAAACCCCCTTGTAGAGTCGCTCCACATCTCACCCAGCATACCAAACCCCCTTGTAGAGTCGGCCCCACATCTCACCCAGCATACCAAACCCCCTTGTAGAGTCGGCCCCACATCTTACCCAGCATACCAAACCCCCTTGTAGAGTCGCTCCACATCTCACCCGGTTACGTCATTTCTCGAGGTATTGGCTTTTAAAATTTCCAGTACCACATGAAAATCTTGCCCAACGCTCCGGTAAAGTGAATGACGTCTATGTGATCCACTGGATGATCTTGCACCTTCCTGGTCAGATTCGTCTCACTCGTCCATACGAGTGTTGGCAAGGATCACATTTCAGGCAGGGCGCATCTCTGATCCGTGGCACGGCTGACGTAGGGGATGTTATCCACATCACACAGTCAGAAGGTACAAGGATGGCAGCAGCAATGTCCAGCCGCCCACCGGATCGCTCGCGTGAGATTTGTATGTGGTGCAAGAAACTTTAAAGGGCAATATCTCGAGGTTTGACGTCCGTAGGAACTGTAGCTGGATGAGATTCGGGATCCGCTCTACCTCAGTGATCTGTAGGTGGGTAGATCTGCTCGCAAGTGCTTACCAGGTTTCCCTTATATGATAAAATTCTGGCTACTTGCAGTCACCACAAGGGGGAGCCAACCAATACAAAGCTGAATACAGATATGTTATATCAGTGTGGACGTGTGAAGGGAGGCTGGAGCCATTCACCTTGACAGCAAATATGAAGCTTCTGCCGATAAGACAGCGTTCAGCCGCCTGGAATAACAGATCCTGAGCATCGCCATCTTCTAGATCCCCGGAAAGCTGGGAAGAAACCTGCAAATGACTAGAAGAAGGAAACCAGATACAGAAATGATTCACCGCAGTATATTCACCCCTTATTCAGTCAGGTTATTAACCCTTGACGCTTTTGGACATACATTTACACCCTTCAACATCAGGGTTTATATGGAATGGGATCAGGAGCCGATCTCGCTACATACagggtgggtgccggctgttaaccctttaactgcagttgtcaattctgaaagtggcatttaaccctatgcaatccaattttggattcagggtttcctaggggtctttctctttttgccattatacaatggcgccatctgctggctagaggcagtactgcagtatgtgacattgtggagaggcccccgacaacagagcgtctggcaatctacaataagaataccctgccggatgttttccaacatcaaggctgcacaggcttcaatcagaatgttggaaaacgtcagacagcggattggaaaaggttaaatgtTTCAATTGGAGTTAGAGGATCACGAACGCCCGCCTCCATGATGAGGCTGCAAGTCGCCATTCAGTTGCCAGGACAAGCGGGAGCCTTCTGAAGGCCATCAGGGCTGCCATAAATTTCTGCCCATTAGGACAGGCATGTGGCCCATCTTAATAGAATGCtgtcagaaataccatatactgcaatactgaagtatagcagtacATGGTATAAACAAATTCtagtcccctatgaggactaatgaaaactaaaaataaaaagtctcatattataaaaaataaaggatattaaaagttaaaaaacaaagcaaaacaaaaaaaacacagcctttgggcttattcagaagaccgtatatcggccgcgtattcacgctggctgatatacggtgtcccactctgcagggggaggaggctggaagagtcgggagcagtgctctgagctaccgccccctctccacccctctgcactctttgcaatgaggggaggcgggacaggggcaggggtAATTTctgaaacttagctccgccccatcccgcctcctctcactgcaaacagtgcagagagcggagagggggtggagaggaggcagagagggggcgggagctcagagcactgctcccggctctaccagtctactccccctgcaaagagggacgccgtatattggctggcataaatacccggccgatatacggtcgtctgaataagccattTTTCTGTATTCATAACACATCTGCTACCGCTGGGTCTGTAAGAATCTGGTCAGAGCGATGCATTAGTTATCCTGTATGGGGaacatttgcagaaaaaaaaaaagaatacacagCAGTTTTTCTTTTAACTCGGActccaagaatttttttttataaaacatgATCAAAAATCATATATAGTCCAAAATAGAACTGATAGGAGCCGGTGTCATCCCGCAGAAAACGATAAATAAAGTTATAGCAGTCAGAATCAGACCAACTCACAGAATAACGTTATGTCTGCTGTAACACCAAACCCCGCCCCCAAGACTGCGGAATTGCATTTCTTTCCATTCGGCTGTTTTTAGAAATTTGTACGTTTTTCCGTACATCATACAGTGCAGTAAGAAGGAATGCGGAAAATtacaa
This window contains:
- the DDIAS gene encoding DNA damage-induced apoptosis suppressor protein, whose amino-acid sequence is MAPQPLHSHAYSKERSDWSLRSLGPNQDNNVVVTSPRRLVSKADQEEKSAGVSASGECRGGAALMNVQRRFLLGTVLSIQDRSFIYPACQTCCSRLILTACRYECHKCGTSYKEATHRYKLCMKVSEERRLHIITVFGKCVEKLFGASADSLHSHLQVSSQLSGDLEDGDAQDLLFQAAERCLIGRSFIFAVKMPENVDRSDSLQVVACQIILLNDDPTSCTVLSYFNQLVTPVRSKNSINTNTDVSTETTNQDLEFSEGDSSLHQSWSRYADYWQQSLGLVSSPLGNTLSQHCSFQPSECSRAEPVPYPEALTLLNATVSTQKKMKGTDTVTHCSSILSISTPRVKCSSSEHLHTNAPHHSPQNSSHFQSFSSKSEKVFGQESYLQNICKSGSQRSQSCSMHSMQVPPQPAEIHQAKEEIWEDFPFSESLSEFIAKIEDHEDIRHQLTAKESTTSTSDRKEDRRPSCSLMNLPDSQPTVNYTVGKQTPHCNFDEDSNTHVFNHHSKGTRRDGTSLVAKTCPSADLSTFQESFEKSNLLDALSRASAKEQNWQSPPCPKMLSNGMYISDGLEMCSFIDDLEKSAMSLGDLISSCRHVDDEPKSSDEDNTKITSEVKSAMTGDIYNASADLFEASNNPEDDGTSHSQCIDRGQGRLLFSISDSPCTGVLPHRHRVSRISVSSSSEAWKILPIGGFIPNMQSTPILRRLSHPNRLTVDTWRINTGSNLKSSTVSIRTKSTSTIRYIFLKNMRQRKSTIFYGLPENYSLWSPTLPPFLNPEGSTALTPKYRRTLPACQPAKGGTILENTENYGNQTCHEGSDDKDTMTGREGLMKHGRDALETSDVLSPGDRLVQEGEDGLCSAQLLPSDWSPELFSGKLNVSPPSDRLQRRLF